One Pseudochaenichthys georgianus chromosome 4, fPseGeo1.2, whole genome shotgun sequence DNA window includes the following coding sequences:
- the LOC117445726 gene encoding granzyme B(G,H)-like, with the protein MKHALHRILLLQLLTTLGLHALGSEIINGKMVPDNKMQFMASVQNDQNVHVCGGFLINEVFVVTAAHCDRSNPTSVVLGTHNLKKIDEKMRYGVKRCKHPSYKKVEEGADIMLLKLSRKARQNKRIKPIPLLKAEIKFKNKQQCQVAGWGFTSDGKPVDELLMVDVPIVDLEACKRIWERQKVTLPANVTCAGGYGTKNGFCKGDSGGPLVCNGRAAGVVSYNWNNNCQYPNMPNVYTDLPKYLSWIRKILKKKNC; encoded by the exons ATGAAGCACGCTCTGCACAGGATTCTGCTTCTTCAACTTCTGACAACTCTTGGACTTCATG CTCTTGGTAGTGAAATCATAAATGGTAAAATGGTTCCGGACAACAAAATGCAGTTTATGGCCTCCGTGCAGAACGACCAAAATGTTCATGTCTGTGGAGGATTCCTCATCAATGAAGTCTTTGTGGTCACTGCTGCACATTGTGATCGCTC GAATCCTACAAGTGTTGTTCTTGGTACCCACAACCTCAAGAAGATTGATGAGAAAATGAGATACGGTGTGAAGAGATGCAAGCATCCATCTTACAAAAAAGTTGAAGAGGGGGCAGACATCATGCTTCTCAAA CTGTCCAGGAAAGCTCGACAGAACAAAAGAATAAAACCGATTCCACTTCTAAAAGCTGAGATTAAGTTCAAGAATAAACAACAGTGCCAGGTAGCTGGATGGGGCTTCAcaagtgatggtaaacctgttGATGAGCTGCTAATGGTGGATGTGCCCATCGTTGACCTGGAGGCCTGTAAAAGAATATGGGAACGGCAAAAAGTTACTCTTCCTGCCAACGTCACCTGCGCAGGTGGATATGGCACAAAAAATGGATTCTGTAAG GGTGATTCTGGCGGCCCTCTGGTGTGCAACGGGAGAGCAGCTGGAGTTGTGTCTTACAACTGGAATAACAACTGCCAATACCCAAATATGCCCAATGTGTACACAGATCTACCGAAATACCTTTCCTGGATCAGAAAGATTCTCAAGAAAAAGAATTGTTAA